A stretch of the Larimichthys crocea isolate SSNF chromosome IX, L_crocea_2.0, whole genome shotgun sequence genome encodes the following:
- the cplane1 gene encoding ciliogenesis and planar polarity effector 1 isoform X1 produces MELKLEVVLSSSIKRKKPWPRFCWLGKEKESVFLLDDKRISEINMVSGRTKKRTPKLHPLLNSVVTMASSHSGMWLCGLLVSGELFLWNRDKDLLKTAAAVPEVVHLITDTQSMHSTGNAARLSLQVSGDGMRVLLVAVTGQVFLWECKDVRDLTGLRDGTVKGHWAHITPLEESILPSKQDKEASQHTVFIKTEAMGDACLSAFVFTSGKKLIITCLKIQWEECHVKVDPVGYSIKWATKTYPMSRLTPPCQPVKSRGSLVPAFSPDGRLLAIVLNQRQPKATQVLFVSTQNFVSISSGLGGCGSKKMEIPSKYIRSYWVGSVSWSPGGLFLACVLKRGSLLMVSRLGGLLTLTSCGCNVDFGPAHFLPLHPLVTYRPPVSSGKVEASLSSSSLSIRDILRQRYSVTWHPRLLYLIVSDGYMATVMRVLDRLSPALLLKTLLKDTSKDLEKASRILDKSQIHLREWLESVSCLNLDSSLDVKRGPKNTDSVLSADGSTLPLFLQDQGTLGGTKELLEKVQTFFEDDSDIDGAPAGSHLEDGGRLEFASMFDTLHALDTQADTGLVTSPKYETDFVEKQRKSPLLNRELGKIQSKLLTAWAFGMSLGNTVENRTRLLKHTLYCVVRFAALLHLIPTPSSAVHTGKKNISVSTRLLHLLKAIISFLPWDGTHSDGPRCLGLVVELSKRLIHLLLNPHPESHQIGHCQLSSHRLSTVLLILQEVSDSLDHTYSLQQRTVWSSAEKESQPPRLWTSDEHNVPLLQDKDEEKSSFIHQAQPVPQRPSSRLLGAWQWVYIITQQYMEELKSFKGCDGWEEEREQLSVIMSQIQTALQATGERLEEGPALLSYPGEHLFLCGSYQKSADTWRSQICEESNKSCDRSVFKETQLCLALLYSLLSQYRLREAQELGDHMAYLILHRAGHLKIHTTGITADSLPCPWLPVDLHSEAACAVVQTLGRFMASYFTNQPLYILPPHHVAILPPLHLPHAPSVGRLVPLSQEEVSRAVRRQQLSEVWTVDYAQDLLLIGGLLPETVWLAYHLGDWKTAASLSLAYTNYRTDHFDFTRLRRRELHLPTDLEPESIFQVELECLLGNRSDSQECRGKDGDKSFADPLEEEDWDVLQVSIQEILKASVMAGVNVMSSPLSSLLDKAKELCSRLSTLVPNGLYLPSPPLYCPQPSPNTQDPVGTIGQFAEAASRHKVSGVLQRLLLLLRSARCCHPAAQWYISHLRRARHLLHKIKKKYSYPSAAEEEKTFPEGLMKFVTRSGFFKRGPNKDGHLDPDTIQTIICFRELCGLCWMLHVRDQLSISCRKYQAARQHDEDEQVSPGAEVRSTCVDALSWARRFLPFSCFLNAEEILQDILLSLMSELPPLPLVADTLVRAFPEEEESVRVPLREKYNSLLQRLRQCNVLEGEDEDELMMVVIQDKRRQRRKHLGRLRRHLAPPELHLWEKEEEEEERGSKHGMAMLRQLSLGTSLSTSTLTDCGFPPVCSDGDTAENTSEAISPERHSRAMTRGKKAKKVREHAKKTAVKIKSVIQEESHTGDVKESELPSLPVVGTWEFELEDEEYLNFLELFLSYVLEKDSTGGGDSGSELPLLKSFSSKLRERELHSLTFDVLTTIHRRQRDAHHPARKHQGNDPPVFRAGCCYKPVKRGVTPELQTSSVWSEAPVSRTSLSVTSLPGLRTGRQKGLFGLRQQSSVPLGRRMKEGLVGPETSPIRSAFLTGQPSESFIFDSSTSVEAAIELQQGLDPKLEAQFPELGRLLEWMVRWADRRVLLGHHGKKKKDKGRETGGTNDGVVIRVKASAPAVLTSLSLLQRRYSAILGSDRYTAHIQVPETQWTVAPVLQPEVDRKLERESSVDTGYPGSANTPITGLDPNVQQGELSIGSRTDEPEELIFLRTPLPYDQDQLIFDAQQRQSGSQQSSLDDLDVTPEKEGKSSDSEGLEAPSSVSNENISGNIDTPETSLKLADLNFSENAEDLSSSISLHSPPHSESQALPTVQPEVDVHVERPASAIVPLPNTPVDPPSLQPQSSTAGAPTADSTVPDQPLPTQTPPMRQRLGEDLFRLVQNINYMSLMEVLGASFSNLQLAQQSSALAQSNMNSSHPNVPSSYAANFIPQPNALPIQTNISVAPQTQTPVPSLGSNNPQFSQVPACMFADQHVRQNSGKGSQTGGQHHMRNLTSTANGADVHYQEMQPLSVQAMSPEIQFREGSRLIPHSLGLLATTDTGHSAPVLPPANSIQNDHASQVLGLKLLQLHRPPLPQQIAPQYPPSQLLYTANAANTEHHQHRLKINDQSAQRKTEEDKRSVPKRQLSFNSLRESTQPRIQTSERSRGQESSLLPSALPAHSPAPIQGLRLLHFQPVQQSNTTFPQIPLLSSSRAATVIAAPMGDAPMIKLLHIDTGPKMMLPPAAPSAQMTRLFSMEELTSSVIGRQMAGETRPRLLRVDPPTERIRRATISPSSNSSKRQKRREEKAGRARKSEVTFRPNESIILSPEPTEEPVNVEPAEEITAGQDAAISFVPESIDSLLTGQRLLDKAMSTSAELHAFASTSKRPPECLDAFTNTDPACPPTLVDEAVSASVTASSPKSQSSRNLQFFSEHHVQDTEETPQGPNKNLDLNGRQFISVLDLEDKALHQDLTSRLSPGAPDVSSIRPSSPTSAQLHVLATSVIRGGADAPDPQPLVILPEDLLKPSTHTDVPEESSSLSHIEPNMDPKRITPQDLVDPSDSEICQAIKTQSVGPHSASTTPPTVWFSSRLSELDTQLAALQNIADCLEKDFSNSRLLVNTIETLTPVLGTDVKTTSAIKKTVRLSVPREAWTSRLDTLTELNTFEEEEENQDEEDVGFNDRRKPTFRHATSSHGHNAGPSHLHSPPRMRDELAEASGTSPGWADENLGQTGLSDTAELLDELVKEGYISQSDLDWTNSQTVHHSSRLDQQQSSWMSQRRVLPEDERRELRIWMRRKHRERLAVYQKHRESLRERECKPFPTSGTVKPTNKNQATMGRTREEKEKIMLLEQYNQRTREACSLASDIPTSRPALLSTYRTGSSPLPSTARPISAPPSGSAHRAYSASASDKRSPKSGQAQPNPRPWTAEIPERPSEDQRRRLGLHRPVTSLPRDRLSQVTRRGMLTDTKSRTKLHTASQSEQRRVGYQRKTEMSKSPSRGNAVGKSILREQTRMEEREEVNLWDPTAELNRFLGTEESNLFQQDDGARAGVSDIDWLDNLSETGSSLSKIDWAAIERMVAAEEA; encoded by the exons ATGGAGCTAAAGTTGGAGGTTGTTTTGTCATCCAGCATCAAACGGAAGAAACCATGGCCTCGGTTTTGTTGGCTGGGAAAG GAGAAGGAGTCTGTGTTCCTGCTGGATGACAAACGGATCAGTGAAATCAACATGGTGTCCGGACGCACCAAGAAGAGGACTCCTAAACTCCATCCATTGCTCAACAGTGTGGTGACAATGGCTTCGTCACACAGTG GTATGTGGCTTTGTGGACTTTTGGTGTCAGGAGAGCTGTTTCTGTGGAACAGGGATAAAGACTTGTTGAAGACTGCTGCAGCAGTCCCAGAAGTAGTTCATTTGATTACTGACACCCAAAGCATGCACAGTACAG ggaATGCTGCACGACTGTCACTTCAGGTTTCAGGGGATGGGATGCGTGTGCTCCTGGTCGCCGTAACAGGGCAAGTGTTCCTGTGGGAGTGTAAGGATGTCAGAGATCTGACGGGGCTACGAGATGGCACAGTTAAGGGACATTGGGCACATATAACCCCACTTGAGGAGTCCATTCTGCCTTCTaaacaagacaaagaagcaTCCCAACACACTGTCTTCATCAAGACAGAG GCTATGGGTGATGCCTGCTTATCAGcatttgttttcacatctgGAAAGAAGCTAATCATCACCTGCCTGAAAATTCAATGGGAAGAGTGCCATGTGAAAGTAGA tcCTGTGGGATACAGCATAAAGTGGGCCACAAAGACATATCCCATGTCTCGTCTCACCCCACCCTGCCAACCAGTGAAGTCTAGAGGGTCTTTGGTGCCAGCCTTCTCCCCAGATGGCCGACTGTTAGCCATCGTCCTGAACCAGAGACAGCCTAAG GCTACACAAGTCCTCTTTGTGAGCACACAGAATTTTGTCTCAATATCAAGTGGGCTTGGAGGCTGTGGAAGCAAGAAGATGGAGATCCCCTCTAAATACATACG GTCATACTGGGTGGGCAGTGTGAGTTGGTCACCAGGCGGTCTTTTCCTGGCCTGTGTCCTGAAGAGAGGCTCTCTTCTTATGGTTTCTCGCCTTGGGGGACTTCTCACTCTAACGAGCTGTGGTTGCAATGTTGATTTCGGGCCTGCACACTTCCTACCCCTGCACCCTCTCGTCACTTACCG TCCACCGGTGTCTTCAGGGAAAGTCGAGGCCTCTCTGTCCAGCTCCAGCTTGTCTATACGAGACATCTTAAGACAGCGGTATTCTGTGACCTGGCATCCAAGACTGTTGTATCTCATTGTGTCTGATGGCTACATGGCCACAGTTATGAGGGTGCTAGACAGACTGTCTCCTGCCCTATTGCTGAAAACACTTCTAAAGGACACAAGCAAGGACCTTGAGAAGGCCAGTCGGATACTGGATAAATCACAG aTTCATTTGAGGGAATGGCTGGAGTCTGTATCTTGCTTGAATCTTGACAGCAGCCTTGATGTTAAACGTGGGCCCAAAAACACAGACTCTGTCCTTTCAGCAGATGGATCCACGTTGCCACTTTTCCTGCAGGACCAGGGGACATTGGGTGGTACCAAGGAGCTTCTTGAAAAAGTGCAG ACTTTCTTTGAGGATGACTCTGATATAGACGGAGCTCCTGCTGGTTCACATTTGGAGGATGGCGGCCGTCTGGAGTTTGCCTCCATGTTTGACACACTCCACGCCCTGGACACGCAGGCTGACACTGGACTTGTTACCAGCCCAAAATATGAAACCGACTTTGTtgaaaaacagaggaagagtcCTCTTCTTAATCGTGAACTTGGGAAAATCCAGAGTAAGCTGTTAACAGCCTGGGCTTTTGGCATGTCTTTGGGAAATACTGTGGAAAACAGAACTCGCTTGCTGAAGCATACCCTCTACTGTGTGGTGCGATTTGCTGCTTTACTCCACTTGATCCCGACTCCCAGCTCCGCGGTCCACACGGGGAAGAAGAATATCTCGGTTTCAACTCGCCTCCTCCATCTACTCAAAGCGATTATCTCTTTTCTTCCCTGGGATGGCACTCACTCAGATGGACCACGCTGCCTGGGGCTGGTGGTAGAGCTCAGTAAACGACTGATACACCTTCTGCTGAACCCTCACCCCGAGTCACACCAGATTGGTCACTGTCAGTTATCATCGCACCGTCTATCCACAGTCCTGCTAATCTTGCAGGAGGTCTCTGATTCTCTTGACCACACCTACAGCCTGCAGCAAAGAACTGTCTGGTCCTCTGCAGAGAAGGAATCCCAGCCACCACGGCTCTGGACTTCAGATGAACACAACGTGCCTCTGTTACAGGATAAGGACGAGGAAAAATCAAGTTTTATACACCAGGCACAACCTGTTCCCCAGCGGCCATCCAGCAG ATTGTTGGGGGCGTGGCAGTGGGTCTACATAATCACCCAACAGTACATGGAGGAACTGAAAAGCTTTAAAGGCTGTGATGGCTGGGAGGAGGAACGGGAACAGTTGTCGGTCATCATGTCCCAGATCCAAACAGCTCTTCAGGCTACAGGAGAAAGGCTAGAGGAGGGTCCTGCACTGCTGAGTTACCCAG GTGAACATCTTTTCCTGTGTGGCTCATATCAAAAAAGTGCTGACACATGGCGGTCACAAATTTGTGAGGAGAGTAACAAAA GCTGTGACCGTAGTGTCTTCAAGGAGACCCAGCTTTGTCTGGCCCTCCTATACAGTCTGTTATCCCAGTACCGTCTGAGAGAAGCCCAGGAGTTGGGGGACCACATGGCTTACCTGATTCTGCACAGGGCTGGACACCTGAAGATCCACACGACCGGCATAACAG CAGACTCTCTTCCTTGCCCATGGCTGCCGGTGGACCTTCACAGTGAGGCAGCTTGTGCTGTGGTTCAGACTCTGGGGAGATTCATGGCCTCTTATTTCACCAACCAACCCCTCTACATCCTGCCCCCTCACCACGTGGCCATCCTGCCTCCCCTTCATCTACCCCATG CCCCCAGTGTTGGGCGCTTGGTGCCATTGTCCCAGGAGGAGGTTTCCAGAGCAGTGCGTCGTCAGCAGCTGTCAGAAGTATGGACAGTAGACTACGCACAAGACCTGCTACTGATAGGGGGTCTGCTTCCTGAGACCGTGTGGTTGGCTTATCATCTTGGGGACTGGAAGACAGCGGCCTCTCTAAGCCTGGCCTATACAAATTACCGCACTGACCACTTTGATTTCACTCGGCTCAGGAGGAGAGAGCTCCACCTCCCGACAGATTTAGAACCAGAGAGCATTTTTCAGGTTGAGTTGGAGTGTCTTCTTGGCAACAGATCTGACTCCCAAGAGTGCAGGGGAAAAGATGGTGACAAGAGCTTTGCAG ACCCtttggaagaagaagactgGGACGTGTTACAGGTTTCCATACAGGAGATACTGAAGGCCTCAGTCATGGCTGGAGTGAATGTTATGTCCTCACCGTTGTCTTCCTTGCTGGACAAAGCCAAAGAATTGTGTTCTCGCCTGTCTACATTGGTGCCCAACGGACTGTATCTGCCTTCCCCACCTCTTTATTGCCCTCAGCCTTCCCCCAACACACAG GACCCAGTAGGGACAATCGGGCAGTTTGCAGAAGCTGCATCACGTCATAAAGTGTCTGGAGTTCTCCAAAGATTACTGTTACTTCTGAGATCTGCACGTTGTTGCCATCCTGCTGCCCAGTGGTACATCAGCCATCTGCGCCGTGCCAGACACCTCCTACACAAG ATCAAGAAGAAGTACTCCTATCCATCAgctgctgaagaagaaaagactttCCCAGAAGGCCTGATGAAGTTCGTCACCCGTAGTGGATTCTTCAAACGAGGGCCTAATAAAGACGGTCACCTGGACCCCGACACCATTCAAACCATTA TCTGTTTCAGGGAGCTTTGCGGTTTATGCTGGATGCTTCATGTCAGGGACCAGCTCTCCATTTCCTGCAGGAAGTATCAGGCTGCCAGACAGCATGATGAAGACGAACAG GTTTCTCCTGGTGCAGAAGTGAGATCTACCTGTGTCGATGCTCTCAGCTGGGCCCGTcgttttctgcctttttcttgCTTCCTCAATGCTGAGGAAATCCTTCAGGACATACTGCTCAGCCTCATGTCTgaactccctcctctccctctg GTGGCAGACACACTTGTAAGAGCCTTcccagaggaggaagagtcCGTGAGAGTGCCTCTGAGGGAAAAGTATAACTCGCTGCTGCAGAGACTGAGGCAATGCAATGTCCTTG AGGGTGAAGACGAGGACGAGCTGATGATGGTTGTGATTCAAGACAAGCGcaggcagaggagaaaacatcTCGGGCGTTTGCGGAGGCACCTGGCCCCTCCTGAGCTCCATCtgtgggagaaagaggaggaagaggaggaaaggggaaGCAAACATGGGATGGCCATGTTAAGGCAACTCTCTCTGGGTACAAGTCTGAGCACCAGCACCTTAACTGACTGCGGGTTCCCCCCAGTGTGCAGCGACGGAGACACAGCAGAAAATACTTCTGAGGCTATCTCTCCTGAAAGGCATAGCAGAGCCATGACGAG gggCAAAAAAGCAAAGAAGGTTAGAGAACATGCAAAGAAGACTGCTGTTAAGATTAAAAGTGTCATTCAGGAAGAGAGTCACACTGGCGATGTTAAGGAGAGTGAGCTGCCCTCTCTACCCGTGGTTGGCACCTGGGAGTTTGAGCTGGAAGATGAAGAGTATCTAAATTTCCTGGAGCTCTTTCTCAGCTACGTGCTAGAAAAGGATAGCACCGGTGGAGGGGACTCAGGCAGTGAACTCCCTTTATTGAAGAGCTTCTCCTCCaagctgagggagagagagttgCATTCTCTCACCTTTGATGTGCTCACAACCATCCACCGGCGTCAAAGAGATGCACACCATCCAGCGAGAAAACACCAGGGAAATGATCCTCCAGTTTTCAGAGCTGGCTGCTGCTACAAGCCTGTGAAACGAGGTGTGACACCTGAGCTGCAAACTTCTTCCGTCTGGAGTGAAGCTCCTGTATCTAGAACTAGCCTTTCTGTCACCTCTCTTCCTGGACTGAGAACTGGCAGACAAAAAGGTTTGTTTGGCCtcagacagcagagcagtgtgCCTTTAGGCCGAAGAATGAAGGAGGGCCTCGTTGGTCCTGAAACTAGCCCTATTCGAAGTGCCTTTCTCACCGGGCAGCCATCAGAGAGTTTCATATTTGACTCCTCAACTTCAGTGGAAGCTGCGATTGAACTTCAGCAGGGCCTGGACCCTAAATTAGAGGCTCAGTTTCCAGAGCTGGGCAGGCTGCTGGAGTGGATGGTACGCTGGGCTGATAGGAGGGTGCTACTAGGACATcatggcaaaaagaaaaaagacaagggAAGGGAGACTGGAGGAACAAATGATGGAGTAGTGATTCGTGTCAAAGCCTCTGCGCCCGCTGTCCTCACTTCCCTCAGCTTACTACAGCGCAGATACTCTGCTATACTCGGGAGTGACCGCTACACTGCTCACATCCAAGTTCCAGAAACACAATGGACTGTAGCCCCTGTGCTGCAGCCTGAGGTGGATAGgaagctggagagagaaagcagtGTTGATACAGGGTACCCTGGATCTGCCAACACGCCCATCACTGGTCTGGATCCCAATGTACAACAAGGAGAACTATCCAT TGGTTCTCGTACAGATGAACCAGAAGAGCTGATATTTCTCAGGACACCTCTCCCTTATGACCAGGATCAACTGATCTTTGATGCTCAGCAGAGACAATCCGGTTCACAGCAGTCATCTCTTGATGACTTAGATGTTACACCTGAAAAAGAAG GCAAAAGTAGTGACAGTGAGGGCCTGGAAGCGCCATCCTCTGTTTCCAACGAGAACATCTCTGGAAACATTGACACGCCTGAAACT AGTTTAAAGCTGGCAGACCTGAACTTCTCCGAAAATGCTGAAGACTTGTCCAGTTCCATCTCTCT CCACAGTCCTCCACACTCGGAGTCCCAAGCTCTTCCTACTGTCCAGCCTGAAGTAGATGTCCATGTCGAGCGTCCTGCTTCAGCTATAGTGCCTCTCCCCAACACACCTGTGGATCCTCCAAGCCTTCAGCCGCAAAGCTCCACAGCTGGTGCACCCACTGCAGATTCCACAGTCCCCGATCAGCCATTACCCACCCAGACTCCACCAATGAGGCAGCGTCTGGGTGAAGACTTATTCAGATTGGTTCAG AATATCAACTACATGAGCCTGATGGAGGTCTTGGGAGCTTCATTTTCTAACCTGCAACTCGCCCAGCAGAGCTCTGCTTTGGCTCAGTCTAACATGAACTCCTCACACCCTAATGTGCCATCATCGTATGCTGCCAATTTTATCCCTCAACCAAACGCCTTACCTATTCAAACTAACATATCTGTGGCACCTCAGACGCAAACACCGGTGCCAAGTTTAGGATCCAACAACCCTCAGTTCAGTCAGGTCCCTGCATGTATGTTTGCAGACCAACATGTCAGGCAGAACTCAGGGAAAGGCTCTCAAACAGGCGGCCAGCATCACATGAGGAATCTAACCTCCACTGCTAACGGGGCAGATGTACATTATCAG GAAATGCAGCCACTCTCTGTCCAGGCAATGTCACCAGAAATCCAGTTTAGGGAGGGCAGCAGGTTAATCCCACACTCACTGGGGCTTCTGGCCACTACTGACACTGGCCACAGCGCCCCTGTGTTACCACCTGCAAATAGCATACAAAATGACCATGCTTCCCAGGTCTTGGGTCTGAAGTTACTTCAGCTCCATCGTCCTCCATTACCTCAGCAGATAGCCCCACAGTATCCACCATCCCAGCTGCTGTATACTGCAAACGCTGCAAATACAGAACACCATCAGCACAGGCTTAAAATCAATGACCAGTCCGCCCAAAGAAAGACGGAAGAGGACAAAAGATCAGTTCCAAAAAGACAACTCAGTTTTAATTCTCTACGTGAGTCAACTCAACCGAGGATTCAGACATCAGAGAGATCCAGGGGGCAAGAGTCGTCGCTGCTTCCTTCTGCTTTACCAGCTCACTCACCTGCACCAATTCAGGGCCTTCGTCTGCTGCACTTTCAGCCTGTTCAACAAAGCAACACCACCTTCCCCCAAATACCCTTATTGTCTTCCTCCAGGGCAGCTACTGTCATTGCAGCTCCGATGGGAGACGCACCTATGATCAAGCTTCTACATATAGATACTGGACCAAAAATG ATGTtacctccagcagctccttcagcccAAATGACCCGTCTCTTCTCCATGGAGGAGTTGACAAGTTCAGTGATTGGGAGACAGATGGCTGGAGAGACTCGACCGCGGTTGCTCAGAGTAGACCCGCCTACTGAAAGGATCAGAAGAGCTACCATTTCTCCCAGCTCTAACTCCAGCAAAAG gcagaagaggagagaggaaaaggcgGGCAGGGCAAGAAAATCAGAGGTCACATTCAGACCGAATGAGTCGATCATTCTTTCACCAGAG CCAACAGAAGAGCCTGTAAATGTAGAGCCTGCTGAAGAGATCACTGCTGGACAGGATGCTGCCATTTCATTTG TCCCAGAGTCTATTGACTCTTTGCTGACTGGTCAGAGATTGTTGGACAAGGCCATGTCCACTTCAGCTGAGCTGCATGCCTTTGCTTCCACTTCTAAAAGACCTCCAGAGTGCCTTGATGCTTTCACGAACACAGACCCAG CTTGTCCTCCTACACTCGTGGATGAAGCTGTGTCTGCCTCGGTGACTGCTAGCAGCCCTAAAT CCCAAAGTTCAAGGAATCTGCAGTTTTTCAGTGAGCACCATGTTCAAGACACAGAGGAGACCCCACAGGGACCAAATAAGAATCTG GATCTGAATGGCCGCCAGTTCATAAGTGTCTTGGATCTGGAAGACAAAGCCCTGCATCAGGATTTGACATCCCGTCTCAGTCCAGGAGCACCAGATGTTTCTTCCATCCGTCCCTCTTCACCTACTTCTGCTCAGCTTCATGTACTCGCGACTTCTGTTATTAGGGGTGGTGCTGATGCTCCTGATCCACAACCTCTAGTCATACTTCCAGAGGATCTCCTGAAACCCAGCACTCACACAg ATGTCCCTGAGGAGTCGTCGTCCCTCAGCCACATTGAGCCCAATATGGATCCCAAGAGAATCACTCCACAAGACTTGGTAGATCCATCTGACTCTGAAATCTGTCAGGCCATAAAGACCCAGAGTGTTGGACCTCACAGTGCCTCAACCACACCTCCTACAGTCTGGTTCTCCTCCCGCCTGTCAGAGCTGGACACTCAGTTGGCTGCTCTGCAGAACATTGCAGACTGTCTGGAGAAGGACTTTTCCAACTCCAGATTG CTGGTGAACACTATTGAAACGCTCACACCAGTCTTGGGTACCGATGTGAAGACTActagtgcaataaaaaaaactgtaagacTCTCGGTCCCACGAGAAG CATGGACGTCACGACTGGACACCTTAACTGAACTAAATACCtttgaagaggaagaagaaaatcagGATGAAGAAGATGTTGGTTTTAATGACAGAAGGAAGCCAACTTTTCGTCATGCCACTTCTTCCCATGGTCACAACGCTGGTCCTTCCCACCTTCACTCCCCTCCAA GAATGAGAGATGAGCTGGCTGAAGCTTCGGGAACATCTCCTGG ATGGGCAGATGAGAATCTGGGTCAGACCGGGCTATCCGATACAGCAGAACTCTTAGACGAGTTGGTGAAGGAAGGGTATATATCCCAGAGTGACCTGGATTGGACAAATTCACAGACTGTACACCATAGCAG CCGACTGGATCAACAGCAAAGCAGCTGGATGTCGCAGAGACGTGTCCTTCCAGAGGACGAGAGGAGAGAGCTCAGGATCTGGATGAGAAGGAAACATCGAGAAAGACTGGCTGTttatcaaaaacacagagagagcctgagggagagggagtgcAAACCTTTTCCTACCTCTGGAACAGTG AAACCAACAAACAAGAATCAAGCGACCATGGGGAgaaccagagaggaaaaagaaaa GATCATGCTTCTGGAGCAATACAACCAGAGGACCCGTGAAGCCTGTTCTTTGGCCAGTGATATTCCCACCAGTCGTCCAGCCCTACTCAGTACTTACAGGACTGGAAGTTCACCTTTGCCCTCAACTGCACGACCCATCTCCGCACCACCATCTGGTAGCGCTCACAG agctTACAGTGCATCGGCCAGTGATAAAAGAAGTCCTAAGTCAGGACAGGCTCAACCCAACCCTCGTCCATGGACTGCTGAGATACCAGAACGACCTTCGGAGGACCAACGCAGGAGGTTGGGACTACATAGACCAG TGACGTCTCTGCCAAGAGACCGTCTGTCTCAGGTGACCAGACGTGGCATGCTCACTGACACAAAGAGCCGCACTAAACTGCACACAGCCAGCCAGAGTGAGCAACGGCGTGTCGGATACCAGAGAAAGACGGAAATGAGCAAAAGTCCTTCAAGAGGGAATGCGGTGGGGAAGAGCATCCTGAGGGAGCAAACAaggatggaagagagagaagaggtgaaTCTCTGGGATCCCACTGCAGAACTGAATCGATTTCTGGGCACAGAGGAGTCGAACTTG TTTCAGCAGGATGATGGCGCCAGAGCTGGTGTGTCAGACATAGACTGGCTGGACAACCTTTCTGAGACCGGCAGCAGCCTCAGCAAAATAGACTGGGCTGCTATCGAGAGGATGGTGGCTGCAGAGGAAGCTTGA